From the Spiribacter sp. 2438 genome, one window contains:
- the senB gene encoding selenoneine biosynthesis selenosugar synthase SenB, which yields MKIGLITPAAPRSRAGNRATATRWARLLREAGHRVSVREAWRPGDPGFDVMLALHAWRSAESIAAYAARWPGRPLIVVLTGTDTYRFQHSDPGVTLASLEKAHGLIGLHDHVHRDIPARFHDRLAIVRQSATPLPASYRRPSAGAFDVCVVGHLREEKDSLRAARAARDLPPESRLRIRQAGRAHSPDWAAAAEAEMRINPRFVWHGEIGQGGVRRLYARSRAMVISSVMEGGANVVSEACVAGLPVLASRIPGNTGLLGDDYPGFYPPRDTLALRVLMQRAEREPDYLQQLTAHCRAMAARFTPRAERLALRRAIDQAMR from the coding sequence ATGAAAATCGGATTGATCACACCGGCGGCGCCCCGCTCCCGGGCGGGGAATCGGGCCACGGCCACTCGCTGGGCCCGCCTGCTGCGGGAGGCAGGTCATCGGGTCAGTGTCCGGGAGGCCTGGCGGCCGGGAGACCCCGGCTTTGATGTCATGCTGGCCCTGCATGCCTGGCGAAGCGCAGAGAGCATTGCGGCCTATGCCGCCCGCTGGCCCGGGCGGCCACTGATTGTGGTGCTCACCGGCACCGATACTTACCGGTTTCAGCACAGCGACCCCGGCGTGACCCTGGCGAGTCTTGAAAAAGCCCATGGACTGATCGGTCTTCACGACCATGTTCATCGCGACATCCCGGCCCGATTTCACGACCGTCTGGCGATTGTCCGCCAGTCGGCGACTCCGCTGCCGGCGAGTTACCGCCGGCCCTCGGCGGGCGCCTTCGATGTCTGTGTCGTTGGCCATCTGCGGGAAGAAAAGGACAGCCTGCGGGCGGCCAGGGCCGCGCGGGATCTGCCGCCGGAGTCCCGCCTTCGCATCCGGCAGGCCGGCCGGGCGCACAGCCCCGACTGGGCAGCAGCGGCGGAAGCGGAAATGCGCATCAACCCGCGTTTTGTCTGGCATGGCGAGATTGGTCAGGGTGGCGTCCGGCGTCTCTACGCCCGCAGCCGGGCGATGGTGATCAGCTCGGTGATGGAAGGCGGTGCCAATGTGGTCTCTGAAGCCTGCGTGGCGGGATTGCCGGTGCTGGCCAGCCGGATTCCCGGCAACACCGGGCTCCTGGGAGACGACTATCCGGGGTTCTATCCGCCCCGGGACACCCTGGCGCTCCGTGTTCTGATGCAGCGGGCGGAACGGGAGCCCGATTATCTGCAGCAACTGACGGCTCACTGTCGGGCAATGGCGGCGCGGTTCACGCCCCGGGCGGAGAGGTTGGCCCTCAGGCGGGCGATTGATCAGGCCATGCGATAA